A single Candidatus Thalassolituus haligoni DNA region contains:
- a CDS encoding response regulator yields the protein MTDMFTESGLVLLLVLVLVLLPVLTALVLLVQAKRRIRQQLDALMQRQRQLQSWWQQSPDVLVRVDSDGLVIEANRPLARQLLTSGQNLAGCLPLAERDVWQSALRSVLDKGITASMEILTDDEPACCWHVWLVTNPQADTEALVFFRDVSVLVRQRQALETKRDYAERSNLAKSRFLANMSHEIRTPMTGLLGMVSLMEQTHLDDEQQGFQRVIQSSSEHLLAIINDILDISKIDAGKLSLETDVFDLPELVQSLLEMVSSKAQEKQLVLQSFMDEKIPAQLIGDPIRIRQILMNYLSNAIKFTETGHILLRVVQVRELGHEVQLRFSVEDSGIGIGANKVMALFEEYSFVHGRISSAAGGSGLGLNICQRLAKLMDGYVGVVSSPGVGSNFWFDVTLPVVSVKAGDEGDISPIGGQALWICDELQANRTLLISVARQLGMPYREFGRPADVVALLPHEQPAILVLAYRSWMASDEDLRRTLAASPVRLALSSKDVLTTGRDALLAAGVGAHWDWPISQSNLRELLSRLLQQPPQPTLMITRTNRYQGMGMSKPVTEDDARLNNCRILLAEDNAVNQKVATQMLAHLGCIVTVANNGREAVDSSAVAEFDLILMDCHMPVLDGLDACREIRRREQQQDLPGVPIVALSADVMSDRKGACEAAGMNGYLAKPVRLEDLRRELPTFLRAGREGR from the coding sequence ATGACCGACATGTTTACTGAAAGTGGGCTCGTCTTGTTGTTGGTGCTGGTGCTGGTATTACTGCCAGTACTGACTGCGCTGGTCTTGCTGGTACAGGCAAAGCGCCGCATTCGCCAGCAGCTGGATGCGCTGATGCAACGGCAACGACAGCTGCAGTCATGGTGGCAACAGTCCCCCGATGTGCTGGTTCGGGTTGATTCGGATGGCCTGGTGATTGAGGCCAATCGTCCGCTTGCTCGACAGCTACTGACGAGTGGGCAAAATTTGGCGGGCTGCCTGCCGCTGGCCGAGCGCGATGTGTGGCAGTCCGCCCTGCGTAGCGTGTTGGACAAGGGCATTACCGCCTCCATGGAGATCTTGACGGATGACGAACCGGCCTGTTGCTGGCATGTCTGGCTGGTAACCAACCCGCAGGCGGATACCGAGGCGTTGGTGTTTTTTCGCGATGTGTCCGTCCTGGTCCGGCAACGACAAGCGCTGGAAACCAAGCGGGATTATGCTGAGCGATCGAACCTGGCCAAAAGCCGTTTTCTGGCCAATATGAGCCATGAGATTCGTACTCCCATGACCGGCTTGCTGGGCATGGTGTCACTGATGGAGCAGACCCACCTTGATGATGAACAACAAGGTTTTCAACGGGTTATTCAAAGTTCCTCTGAACATTTGCTGGCGATCATCAATGACATCCTCGATATATCCAAAATTGATGCTGGCAAGCTGAGTCTTGAGACCGACGTGTTTGATCTGCCTGAACTGGTGCAAAGCCTGTTGGAAATGGTGTCCAGCAAGGCGCAGGAAAAACAGCTGGTGCTGCAGTCGTTTATGGACGAAAAAATACCTGCTCAATTGATAGGTGACCCGATTCGTATTCGCCAGATTCTGATGAATTACCTGAGCAACGCCATTAAGTTTACCGAGACTGGCCATATCTTGTTGCGGGTGGTGCAAGTCCGGGAACTGGGACATGAAGTGCAGTTGCGGTTTTCGGTTGAAGACTCGGGTATCGGTATCGGTGCCAACAAGGTGATGGCGTTATTCGAGGAATACAGTTTTGTTCACGGCAGGATTTCCTCCGCTGCGGGCGGTTCCGGGCTGGGTCTGAATATCTGCCAACGGCTGGCCAAACTGATGGATGGCTATGTGGGTGTTGTCAGTTCGCCGGGTGTCGGATCCAACTTCTGGTTTGATGTCACCTTGCCAGTGGTCTCCGTCAAAGCCGGTGATGAAGGGGATATTTCGCCGATAGGCGGGCAGGCGTTGTGGATCTGTGACGAACTGCAGGCAAATCGTACCTTGCTGATTTCGGTTGCGCGTCAGCTGGGGATGCCGTATCGGGAATTTGGCCGCCCAGCCGATGTGGTGGCCTTGTTGCCGCATGAGCAGCCGGCCATTCTGGTACTGGCTTATCGCAGCTGGATGGCGAGTGACGAGGACTTGCGCCGTACGCTGGCGGCCAGTCCGGTACGACTGGCATTATCATCCAAAGATGTGTTAACCACTGGCCGTGACGCCTTGTTGGCTGCCGGAGTGGGTGCTCACTGGGATTGGCCAATCAGCCAGAGCAATTTGCGTGAATTGCTCAGTCGTCTGCTACAGCAACCGCCTCAGCCGACCTTGATGATTACCCGAACCAATCGCTATCAGGGTATGGGTATGAGCAAGCCGGTTACTGAAGATGATGCACGGTTGAATAACTGCCGTATCCTGCTGGCGGAAGACAATGCCGTGAACCAGAAAGTGGCTACCCAGATGCTGGCGCACCTGGGGTGTATTGTCACCGTCGCCAATAATGGCCGCGAAGCGGTTGATAGCAGTGCCGTTGCTGAATTCGATCTGATCCTGATGGATTGCCATATGCCGGTGCTGGATGGCCTTGATGCCTGTCGGGAAATACGTCGACGAGAACAACAGCAAGATCTGCCTGGGGTACCGATTGTGGCGTTATCTGCCGATGTGATGTCAGACCGCAAGGGCGCCTGTGAAGCCGCCGGTATGAACGGTTACCTGGCCAAACCGGTACGGTTGGAAGATTTGCGGCGCGAGTTGCCAACGTTTTTGCGGGCTGGTCGAGAGGGCCGGTAA
- a CDS encoding 1-acyl-sn-glycerol-3-phosphate acyltransferase: protein MPIPDCYADIRPYQDDEVAAVLERVSQSDTVHRALLKYRLPMLPHWLRERMLPLARYLLDRQLAGVNTVHDFQMWMEGWIERLLAKTATDVVVRGLDKMAPEQGHLWISNHRDIAMDPTLINYSLYQAGWPTSRIAIGDNLLSHPDIADVMRLNKSFIVRRNITNKREKLTALQQLSGYIRFSLDQHESVWIAQREGRAKNGIDLTDKAVLKMLALHGREHAETFAATLFALRPVPVCIQYEWDPCDLMKARELVARSKYGCYSKEEGEDTRSLLAGIIGQKGTIHVDFGQPLTDDELASAETMAAAIDRQMRHMTEILPVHHAAVRLLQQRFACYPDVDGGECSRQIQDTLWQRIEGEAQDVQKQVLIGYAMPILLQQGIEQ, encoded by the coding sequence ATGCCAATACCAGATTGTTACGCCGATATCCGCCCCTACCAGGATGATGAAGTTGCTGCCGTACTGGAGCGAGTGAGTCAGTCCGACACCGTACACCGGGCACTGCTGAAATACCGGCTGCCGATGTTGCCGCATTGGCTGCGCGAACGGATGCTGCCATTAGCCCGTTACCTGTTGGATCGCCAGCTGGCGGGCGTCAATACCGTGCACGATTTCCAGATGTGGATGGAAGGCTGGATCGAACGTCTGCTGGCCAAAACCGCCACCGATGTGGTGGTGCGGGGGCTGGATAAAATGGCCCCGGAACAGGGACATTTGTGGATATCCAACCACCGTGACATCGCCATGGATCCAACGCTGATCAACTACTCGCTGTATCAGGCGGGCTGGCCCACCAGTCGGATTGCGATTGGTGATAATTTGCTCAGTCACCCGGATATTGCCGATGTCATGCGTCTCAATAAATCATTTATTGTTCGACGAAACATTACCAATAAACGAGAAAAGCTGACGGCATTACAGCAGCTATCGGGCTATATTCGTTTTTCGCTGGATCAGCATGAATCAGTCTGGATTGCCCAGCGGGAAGGACGGGCCAAAAATGGCATCGACCTGACCGACAAGGCGGTATTAAAAATGCTGGCCCTGCATGGACGTGAACACGCGGAAACCTTTGCCGCAACCCTGTTCGCCCTGCGCCCGGTGCCAGTGTGCATCCAGTACGAATGGGATCCATGTGACTTGATGAAAGCCAGAGAGCTGGTGGCCCGATCCAAATACGGCTGTTACAGCAAGGAAGAAGGAGAAGATACCCGCAGTTTGCTGGCGGGCATTATCGGTCAGAAGGGAACGATACACGTTGATTTTGGCCAGCCATTGACAGATGACGAGCTGGCCAGTGCGGAAACCATGGCAGCGGCGATTGATCGCCAGATGCGTCACATGACTGAAATTCTGCCTGTGCATCATGCTGCGGTGCGGTTGTTGCAGCAGCGTTTCGCTTGTTACCCGGATGTGGATGGCGGTGAGTGCAGTCGCCAGATTCAGGATACGTTGTGGCAGCGCATCGAAGGTGAAGCACAGGATGTACAAAAACAGGTATTGATTGGCTACGCCATGCCTATTCTATTGCAGCAAGGCATTGAGCAATAG
- a CDS encoding PepSY domain-containing protein: MLKKVMLKKVMLKKIVLLSFATLASGPLYASADCQKHPKEEQLHVLEMQKKIVNDYGFAIKKFQAAGHCYEIYGWGLNEAKTEFVKIEVYFDTKTGDIVKKKID, translated from the coding sequence ATGTTGAAGAAAGTGATGTTGAAGAAAGTGATGTTGAAAAAAATAGTGTTGCTGTCATTCGCTACCCTGGCCAGTGGCCCGCTGTATGCCAGTGCTGATTGCCAGAAGCACCCCAAAGAAGAACAACTGCATGTGCTGGAAATGCAGAAAAAGATCGTGAATGACTATGGTTTTGCCATCAAAAAATTCCAGGCAGCTGGCCATTGTTATGAAATCTATGGCTGGGGTCTGAACGAGGCAAAGACCGAGTTTGTCAAAATCGAAGTGTATTTCGATACTAAAACGGGCGACATCGTCAAGAAAAAAATCGACTGA
- a CDS encoding cytochrome b/b6 domain-containing protein, with protein sequence MIWDRFIRLFHWSVAVLFLANFWWLDDGDDAHEWAGYTLLALLLARLIWGFVGPTNARFSDFLPTPARLCDNWQRFGEYQRQHRHNSRHSPVGGLMVLLLLLMLTVTGVSGWMQELDAFWGEDWVQNLHRWAANSVMAMVVIHVVAVLLIQWRYRVPLLQGMLPGIKDNRPQR encoded by the coding sequence ATGATCTGGGATCGTTTTATACGTCTGTTTCACTGGTCGGTGGCGGTTTTGTTTCTGGCTAACTTCTGGTGGCTGGACGATGGCGACGATGCGCATGAATGGGCCGGTTATACGCTGTTGGCGCTGCTGCTGGCGCGTCTGATCTGGGGCTTTGTTGGCCCGACCAACGCCCGTTTCAGCGACTTTCTGCCGACGCCGGCGCGGTTATGTGATAACTGGCAACGGTTTGGCGAGTACCAGCGTCAGCATCGGCATAACAGTCGCCACAGCCCGGTTGGCGGGCTGATGGTGCTGTTGTTGCTGTTGATGCTGACAGTCACCGGCGTCAGCGGCTGGATGCAGGAACTGGATGCCTTCTGGGGCGAAGATTGGGTGCAAAATCTGCATCGCTGGGCGGCCAATAGCGTTATGGCCATGGTGGTGATCCACGTTGTGGCGGTGTTATTGATCCAGTGGCGTTACCGGGTGCCTCTGCTGCAGGGCATGCTGCCCGGTATCAAGGATAACCGACCGCAGCGTTAA
- a CDS encoding DNA topoisomerase III, whose product MRLFIAEKPSLGRAIAAVLPKPHQKGEGFVRAANGDVVSWCIGHLLEQAEPEAYNPAFKQWRLDVLPIVPETWQLQPKSQTRKQLSVLRKLVKEASQLVHAGDPDREGQLLVDEVVSYLNVPVVKRQNMQRLLISDLNPQAVSRALTQLRSNRDFIPLSTSALARSRADWLYGINLTRACTVKGQQGGLKQVLSVGRVQTPILGLVVRRDEEISDFVSKPFYEVRAAIHLQAGQPLCFYARWQPSEACASHLDDEGRVLNPKLAHNVAERIRQQPATVTASERKEKQQAAPLPYNLSALQIDAAKAFGLSAKQVLDGCQSLYEKYQLITYPRSDCRYLPEDHYSRRQSVVSAIGHHQQDLVTVIEGANLSLRSKAWNDRKVEAHHAIIPSEKTTASGSLTLAEKQLYSMIARQYLLQFYPPHRYADRRIELVIAGGQFVATERENLEPGWKAAMPQGKQQRQPDDSALPGDGRLPVLAPGQTVWSGEPLVDEKHTQPPTHFSDATLLAAMTGINRFVKDRELKKILKDTDGLGTEATRASIIELLFKRRFLQRAGKTILATELGRALINTLPESTTVPDMTAHWERQLNDISERALNYEGFMQPLLGQLHTLVGQACQLNTQAFSGIQSDNPKAKPQRRSSASSTHSKGRKTAGRRRQAD is encoded by the coding sequence ATGCGTCTGTTTATTGCTGAAAAACCCTCTCTTGGCCGCGCCATTGCGGCAGTGCTGCCGAAACCCCATCAAAAAGGTGAAGGTTTTGTACGTGCTGCCAATGGCGATGTCGTCAGCTGGTGTATCGGTCATTTGCTGGAACAGGCCGAGCCAGAAGCCTACAACCCGGCGTTCAAACAGTGGCGGCTGGATGTATTGCCGATCGTGCCCGAGACCTGGCAACTGCAACCCAAAAGCCAGACCCGTAAACAACTGTCGGTGTTACGTAAACTGGTGAAAGAGGCCAGTCAACTGGTTCATGCCGGCGACCCGGATCGGGAAGGGCAGCTACTGGTGGACGAAGTTGTCAGCTATCTGAATGTCCCGGTGGTCAAACGTCAGAACATGCAACGCCTGCTGATCAGCGACCTCAATCCCCAAGCCGTGAGCCGGGCCTTAACGCAACTACGTTCCAATCGGGACTTTATCCCGCTCTCAACCTCGGCGCTGGCACGCAGTCGGGCGGACTGGCTGTACGGCATTAACCTGACCCGAGCCTGTACCGTCAAGGGGCAGCAAGGTGGGTTGAAGCAGGTACTGTCGGTGGGACGGGTACAAACACCGATTCTCGGACTGGTGGTGCGTCGCGATGAAGAAATAAGCGATTTTGTCTCCAAACCTTTTTATGAAGTCCGTGCTGCCATTCATCTGCAAGCCGGTCAACCCTTGTGTTTTTACGCTCGCTGGCAACCCAGTGAAGCCTGTGCCAGCCACCTGGATGACGAGGGGCGGGTACTTAACCCCAAACTTGCCCATAACGTGGCTGAACGTATTCGACAGCAACCCGCCACCGTCACAGCCAGCGAACGCAAGGAGAAACAGCAAGCCGCACCGCTGCCCTATAACCTGTCGGCGTTGCAGATTGATGCCGCCAAAGCGTTTGGACTGAGCGCCAAACAGGTGCTGGATGGCTGTCAGTCGTTGTACGAAAAGTATCAGCTGATTACCTATCCCCGCTCCGATTGCCGTTACTTGCCAGAGGATCACTACAGCCGCCGCCAGTCGGTCGTCAGTGCCATTGGTCATCATCAGCAAGATCTGGTGACGGTGATTGAGGGAGCCAATCTGTCGTTACGTTCCAAAGCCTGGAATGACCGTAAGGTCGAAGCGCACCATGCGATTATTCCCAGCGAAAAAACCACGGCTTCCGGCAGCCTGACACTGGCAGAAAAACAGCTGTATTCGATGATTGCCCGCCAGTATCTGCTGCAGTTTTATCCGCCGCATCGTTATGCCGACCGTCGTATTGAGCTGGTCATTGCGGGCGGCCAGTTTGTCGCTACCGAACGGGAGAATCTGGAACCTGGTTGGAAGGCCGCCATGCCACAAGGCAAACAGCAGCGGCAACCGGATGATTCAGCGCTACCCGGCGACGGCCGCTTGCCCGTGCTGGCACCCGGCCAGACAGTATGGAGTGGTGAGCCGTTGGTGGATGAAAAACATACCCAACCTCCGACGCATTTCAGCGATGCCACGCTGCTGGCGGCGATGACGGGCATCAACCGCTTCGTTAAAGACCGCGAGCTGAAAAAAATCCTCAAAGACACCGATGGTCTTGGCACCGAAGCCACGCGGGCCAGTATTATCGAACTGTTGTTCAAGCGGCGCTTCCTGCAGCGCGCAGGCAAAACCATACTGGCCACCGAGCTGGGTCGTGCGTTGATCAATACCCTGCCAGAAAGCACCACCGTGCCAGACATGACCGCGCATTGGGAACGCCAGCTGAACGACATCAGCGAACGGGCATTAAACTACGAGGGTTTTATGCAACCGCTGCTAGGGCAGTTGCATACCCTGGTTGGCCAGGCCTGCCAGCTGAATACCCAGGCTTTTAGTGGTATCCAGAGCGACAACCCCAAGGCGAAACCCCAGCGCCGTAGCAGCGCCAGCAGCACACATAGCAAGGGCCGCAAGACGGCAGGTCGACGTCGCCAGGCGGACTGA
- a CDS encoding AEC family transporter — MSILIDTVFPVFLIILAGFLAGKFRICGSEAAKALNDFVFWFAMPCLLFKAMAVVDPQVLLNLDYLILIAISVVLTMVIGVVLAKYLLGKRLGSATMLGLNAAYGNTGYLGIPLAFASFGDAASVPVILFVVVGSLLTITMATIMIELDNKVAASPGRITLDIGKAVFKNPMLLSPLVGILYAMLPLELPSMVFNFCDILGAAAGPCALFSLGLFLVGKPLFGDLGAISMTAVLKLLGQPLLTWGLASYVFSLPPLWTSVAILMASTPTGAGSFVLAQKYDTFVQETSTTIIWTSMISLLTISWVLGSGL, encoded by the coding sequence ATGTCGATTCTGATTGATACGGTTTTTCCGGTCTTCCTGATCATCCTGGCCGGATTTCTGGCAGGGAAATTCAGGATTTGTGGTAGCGAGGCAGCCAAGGCATTAAATGATTTTGTCTTCTGGTTTGCCATGCCGTGTCTGCTGTTCAAGGCCATGGCTGTGGTTGATCCACAGGTGTTGCTGAATCTGGATTACCTGATCCTGATTGCAATCAGCGTGGTGCTGACCATGGTGATCGGGGTTGTGCTGGCGAAATACCTGCTCGGCAAGCGGCTTGGCAGCGCCACTATGCTGGGCTTGAACGCGGCCTACGGCAATACCGGGTATCTGGGTATCCCGCTGGCGTTTGCCAGCTTTGGTGACGCAGCCAGTGTGCCAGTGATTCTGTTTGTGGTGGTTGGCTCTCTGCTGACCATCACCATGGCCACTATCATGATTGAACTGGATAACAAGGTGGCAGCCAGTCCCGGGCGTATTACCCTGGATATTGGCAAGGCGGTGTTTAAAAACCCGATGTTGTTATCGCCGCTGGTCGGCATCCTGTATGCGATGTTGCCATTGGAGCTGCCCTCCATGGTATTTAACTTCTGCGATATTCTTGGGGCTGCCGCCGGGCCATGCGCGCTGTTTTCGCTCGGGCTGTTTCTGGTGGGCAAACCCCTGTTTGGCGATCTCGGGGCGATCTCGATGACGGCGGTACTGAAGTTACTGGGGCAGCCATTGCTGACCTGGGGGCTGGCCAGTTATGTCTTTTCGCTACCACCACTCTGGACCAGTGTGGCGATTCTGATGGCCAGTACACCAACCGGTGCAGGCAGCTTTGTACTGGCGCAAAAATACGACACCTTCGTGCAGGAAACCTCCACCACCATTATCTGGACGTCGATGATTTCGCTACTCACCATCAGCTGGGTACTTGGCTCCGGCCTATAG
- a CDS encoding glycine betaine ABC transporter substrate-binding protein: MKFVSRCVLVWLLALTGYAESATEAQCQTVRIGVVDWTDLHVVNGIAKSLLEQLGYRVELSNQPATPEVFSQMQQRNIDVFMGYWTPAMVEVAAPFYGPQDVSTLTANLDEALWTLAVPDYVYEQGVHDFADIARFSDKFEGRIYGLEKGSSGNAAILEMISSNAFGLKDFKLIETSERLMLAQVNGRVRKGEWIVFMGWKPHPMNQQFAMRYLDGGDQYFGPDYGKATVNTSIRKGLEQECPNLARFFSNLTFKAAIEEEIMQKTSNEFVPVDRAVRMWMHRNPAQVSAWLSGVKTLTGQPVDPQMMADEMEVTFGR, from the coding sequence ATGAAATTTGTTTCCCGTTGCGTACTGGTGTGGCTGCTGGCACTGACCGGTTACGCCGAAAGCGCTACAGAAGCACAGTGCCAAACCGTGCGTATAGGCGTGGTGGATTGGACCGATTTGCATGTGGTTAACGGCATTGCCAAATCGCTGCTGGAGCAATTGGGGTATCGGGTGGAACTCAGTAACCAGCCCGCCACACCGGAAGTATTCAGCCAGATGCAGCAACGGAATATCGATGTTTTTATGGGTTACTGGACGCCCGCCATGGTTGAGGTGGCAGCGCCGTTTTACGGCCCGCAAGACGTATCAACCTTGACGGCCAACCTCGATGAAGCGCTCTGGACACTGGCGGTGCCCGATTATGTTTATGAACAGGGCGTGCATGATTTTGCCGATATCGCCCGGTTTAGCGACAAGTTTGAAGGACGTATCTACGGCCTGGAGAAAGGCAGTAGCGGTAATGCCGCCATTCTCGAAATGATTTCCTCCAATGCCTTTGGGCTGAAAGACTTCAAACTGATTGAAACCTCCGAACGGCTGATGCTGGCACAGGTGAATGGCCGAGTCCGCAAGGGAGAATGGATCGTGTTTATGGGTTGGAAACCGCATCCGATGAACCAGCAGTTTGCCATGCGTTATCTTGACGGTGGTGATCAGTATTTCGGCCCGGATTACGGCAAGGCCACGGTGAATACCAGTATCCGCAAGGGACTGGAGCAGGAATGTCCCAACCTCGCCCGCTTTTTCAGTAACCTGACCTTCAAGGCCGCGATCGAAGAAGAAATTATGCAGAAAACCAGCAATGAGTTTGTCCCGGTCGATCGCGCCGTGCGGATGTGGATGCACCGCAATCCGGCCCAGGTCAGTGCCTGGCTCAGTGGCGTCAAAACACTCACCGGTCAGCCGGTCGACCCGCAGATGATGGCCGATGAGATGGAAGTGACCTTTGGCCGTTAG
- a CDS encoding sigma 54-interacting transcriptional regulator produces the protein MSQRTALPVPSDDDLIHQLRFDPDSGHIWLHENRMLLTHSAVFGKLRKDLIDILGWERAKGVLMRFGYAAGRLDAELAKRLRPDLSTRDSFVVGPQLHKLEGKVKVTPIRLEFDMASGAYYGEFDWHHSWEAEQHLQEIGPSKEAVCWTLLGYASGYTSYYMGRQILFKETQCCACGDSHCVNIGRPAHEWPDREELEKYLRPSPLIDELELLQHEYTELKNRYEAQTQADWTPFSAVGNAPVFKQACDMIARAAASKVSVLLLGETGVGKEVQARNIHRLSDRAEQPFVAVNCACIPPDLIESELFGVEKGAFTGAHQSRKGKFERADYGTIFLDEVAELTPRAQATLLRVLQESELERVGDTMTRKIDVRVVAATNEDLEQAVRDGRFRADLFFRLNVLPIRIPSLRERKEDIPLLVEHFLDRYQREYNKKILGLTDRAMSMLAEYAWPGNVRELENMIERGVILTDNHRVIELEHLFPSLTEPSHPLNIINRQGRIASPGSEITTIAPGLSTDQLADILIASGTSLDELETLLIEKALQNSHGVVTEAAKQLGLTRPALAYRMKKRQ, from the coding sequence ATGAGCCAAAGAACTGCGTTACCCGTCCCCAGCGACGATGACTTGATTCATCAACTGCGTTTCGACCCCGACAGCGGCCACATATGGCTGCACGAAAATCGAATGCTACTGACCCACTCCGCCGTGTTTGGCAAGTTGCGCAAAGACCTGATTGATATTCTTGGCTGGGAACGTGCCAAGGGTGTGCTGATGCGCTTTGGTTACGCCGCTGGCCGCCTGGACGCAGAGCTGGCCAAACGCTTGCGTCCCGACCTCAGCACCAGAGATTCCTTTGTAGTAGGGCCACAGCTGCACAAACTCGAAGGCAAGGTCAAGGTGACACCGATCCGGTTGGAGTTCGATATGGCCAGCGGTGCCTATTACGGCGAATTTGACTGGCACCACTCCTGGGAAGCCGAACAACACCTGCAGGAGATCGGCCCCAGCAAAGAAGCCGTGTGCTGGACACTGCTCGGCTATGCCAGTGGCTACACCAGTTACTACATGGGGCGACAGATTCTATTCAAGGAAACCCAGTGCTGCGCCTGTGGCGATAGCCACTGCGTCAACATCGGTCGTCCGGCCCATGAGTGGCCAGATCGCGAAGAACTGGAAAAATACCTCCGCCCCAGCCCGCTGATCGACGAACTGGAGTTGCTGCAGCACGAATACACCGAATTAAAAAACCGTTATGAAGCCCAGACTCAGGCCGACTGGACACCGTTTTCCGCCGTTGGCAATGCCCCGGTGTTCAAACAGGCCTGCGATATGATTGCCAGAGCCGCCGCTAGTAAAGTCAGCGTGTTGTTGCTGGGAGAAACCGGGGTCGGCAAGGAAGTTCAGGCCCGCAACATTCATCGTCTCAGCGACCGCGCTGAACAACCCTTTGTCGCCGTCAACTGCGCCTGCATTCCACCCGACCTGATTGAATCGGAATTGTTTGGGGTCGAAAAAGGTGCCTTTACTGGTGCCCACCAATCGCGCAAAGGCAAATTTGAACGCGCCGATTACGGCACCATATTTCTGGATGAAGTCGCCGAACTGACCCCCAGAGCACAAGCCACCCTGCTGCGGGTACTGCAAGAAAGTGAGCTGGAACGCGTTGGTGACACCATGACCCGCAAAATCGACGTACGGGTTGTGGCTGCCACCAATGAAGACCTGGAACAGGCCGTCCGGGACGGACGCTTTCGCGCCGACCTGTTCTTCCGCCTTAACGTCCTGCCCATTCGTATTCCATCATTACGTGAACGCAAGGAAGACATCCCGCTGTTGGTGGAGCACTTTCTCGACCGCTACCAGCGAGAGTACAACAAGAAAATTCTCGGCCTCACCGACCGCGCCATGTCGATGCTGGCGGAATACGCCTGGCCGGGTAACGTCCGTGAACTGGAAAATATGATCGAACGCGGCGTGATTCTGACCGACAACCATCGGGTCATTGAGCTGGAACATCTGTTCCCCTCCCTGACAGAGCCATCTCATCCGCTCAACATCATTAACCGTCAGGGTAGAATTGCTTCACCCGGCAGCGAAATAACCACCATAGCGCCGGGGTTATCGACCGACCAGCTGGCCGACATCCTCATCGCCTCCGGCACCAGCCTTGATGAACTGGAAACCCTGCTGATCGAAAAAGCACTACAGAACAGCCATGGCGTAGTCACCGAAGCAGCGAAACAGCTGGGACTGACACGCCCTGCACTGGCCTACCGGATGAAAAAACGGCAATAA
- a CDS encoding catechol 2,3-dioxygenase, giving the protein MKYGVMRPGHVQIRVLDMADALKHYCDLMGLIETGRDDQGRVYLKAWSEVDKYSVVLREADAAGVDFIGFKVVSEEMLDLLQGRLVEYGVEVNEVAANDLQDCGRRIRFVVPTGHTFELFATKEQTGKWGISNVNPEAWPRDLKGMGVVRFDHCLLYGPDVPATAKLFQQVLGFDMAEQVLTPDEDKTVIAAFLSCGMKAHDIAFIESPESGQFHHSSYYLETWEDVLRAADLISMTDTPIDIGPTRHGLTNGRTIYFFDPSGNRTEVFANGNYHYPDHEPITWTADQLGKAIFYHDRVLNERFLTVTT; this is encoded by the coding sequence ATGAAATACGGCGTAATGCGTCCTGGACATGTCCAGATTCGGGTTCTCGATATGGCAGATGCCCTGAAGCACTACTGTGACTTGATGGGTCTGATTGAAACGGGTCGCGATGATCAGGGTCGCGTTTATCTGAAAGCTTGGTCGGAAGTGGACAAGTATTCAGTTGTACTGCGTGAGGCCGATGCTGCCGGTGTGGACTTTATCGGTTTCAAGGTTGTTTCAGAAGAAATGCTGGATCTGCTGCAAGGCCGTTTGGTTGAATACGGTGTTGAAGTTAATGAGGTGGCCGCCAACGATCTGCAGGATTGTGGCCGCCGAATTCGTTTTGTGGTGCCGACCGGTCATACCTTTGAGCTGTTTGCCACCAAGGAGCAAACCGGCAAATGGGGTATATCGAATGTTAACCCGGAAGCCTGGCCGCGTGACCTTAAAGGGATGGGCGTGGTGCGTTTCGACCATTGCCTGTTGTATGGCCCGGATGTTCCGGCAACGGCAAAATTGTTTCAGCAGGTATTGGGTTTTGATATGGCTGAGCAAGTACTGACACCGGATGAAGATAAAACCGTGATCGCCGCTTTTCTGTCTTGCGGCATGAAAGCGCATGATATTGCCTTTATTGAAAGCCCCGAGTCCGGCCAGTTCCACCATTCGTCCTATTACCTGGAAACTTGGGAAGACGTGCTGCGTGCTGCTGACCTGATCTCCATGACGGATACCCCTATCGATATTGGCCCGACCCGCCACGGCTTAACTAACGGTCGTACGATCTATTTCTTTGACCCATCCGGTAACCGCACCGAAGTGTTCGCCAATGGTAACTACCACTATCCGGATCATGAACCGATCACTTGGACAGCAGATCAGCTGGGCAAGGCGATTTTCTACCATGACCGTGTCCTGAACGAACGCTTCCTGACCGTCACTACCTGA